In Capsicum annuum cultivar UCD-10X-F1 chromosome 7, UCD10Xv1.1, whole genome shotgun sequence, one genomic interval encodes:
- the LOC124900126 gene encoding uncharacterized protein LOC124900126, whose amino-acid sequence MDSPRNGQKPVGEASGTVRVTKDMGTEGPVKVSGQGKTLKTAGWDFSIGGSSSTGTVRSVKPPQVRDRKPEVPLNQAASRKNLDSGNNWSSASGTVHYTSSEGFSQKDDGDANNEKADYSHEDEELSVSGTGTVVVRSPRGSPRGIQSSSLFTDQSSMSSSPVASFEDASSSGTIVYRGRHDDPDSPRTPKSRLGIQERSSSASLEDSPTNLAEAKAAMLAGPKKGNIRDRSKLGKVQRDGLENKTEQSTMSSDSSRHSRDYLDAQKVFSRSRHPNDEEDGARTHAAPSSATLSVLLIPSLKEA is encoded by the exons ATGGACTCTCCTAGGAATGGACAGAAACCTGTAGGGGAAGCATCGGGCACCGTTAGGGTGACAAAAGATATGGGTACTGAAGGCCCTGTTAAAGTCAG TGGCCAGGGgaaaaccctaaaaactgctGGATGGGATTTCAGCATTGGAGGATCATCTAGTACTGGAACTGTTCGAAGTGTGAAACCACCGCAGGTTAGAGATAGGAAACCAGAAGTTCCACTGAATCAAGCTGCTTCAAGAAAAAATCTGGATAGTGGTAACAATTGGTCCTCTGCTTCTGGTACTGTCCATTATACTTCATCAGAGGGTTTCAGCCAAAAAGATGATGGAGATGCAAACAACGAGAAAGCAGATTATTCTCATGAAGAT GAGGAGTTATCAGTGAGTGGTACTGGAACTGTGGTTGTGAGATCTCCAAGAGGGTCTCCTAGAGGAATTCAGTCCTCTTCCCTATTCACCGACCAGAGTTCCATG TCCAGTAGCCCAGTTGCTTCTTTTGAGGATGCGTCTTCCAGTGGCACTATAGTTTATCGCGGACGTCATGATGACCCAGATTCTCCTCGAACGCCAAAATCTAGGTTAGGAATTCAAGAGAGATCTTCAAGTGCATCACTTGAAGACAGCCCAACAAACCTTGCTGAG GCCAAGGCTGCCATGCTAGCAGGACCAAAGAAGGGAAACATAAGAGACAGATCAAAATTGGGCAAGGTCCAACGTGATGGGCTAGAAAACAAAACAGAACAATCAACAATGAGCTCTGATTCTTCTAG GCACTCGCGTGATTATCTTGATGCACAGAAGGTGTTTTCCAGATCGCGCCATCCAAATGATGAAGAAGATGGTGCGAGAACACATGCTGCACCTTCATCTGCCACCTTATCTGTTCTCCTTATTCCTTCACTAAAAGAG GCCTGA
- the LOC107878641 gene encoding probable replication factor C subunit 1 → MGERKPSSKKKSYKKKRLKVSSKIRKRKSRRSKSKKFSSSEDDMSSSASSDYSSSPQSSSSSSSEDDYSRKSRRHSRDVKRVKRRTRRRSSSRDVSEDSPPVKKRKKSNRKSLDHGKKVQKKKRKRYTSISSTSRDSRSCSSCRRENSISSRGRDSKSFSTCQDETNSGNEDIHLQIPRIKSRKMKEKKTRNEPSVDIRSGSTEPICSLCNHHSCSCNTTRSGKECAEESNPKRLRSVITISEKTSEEEGDKQGPDMLKEETMNKHHDCPSCRNHDNNDLENKSKPCSCFLSNQTLQIGNLITDDAFPPNSETFGPTKVGGSMDPHSNEVKEVSRDNGGESGKSDNVANTAVEDLETVLRKKALENLQKFRKERINLKSGAKEKKNDSVVNQLSSSKTEVVPYKSPEQEKEEGFALNQVLERRSKLVITEEFSHSAKIGKKNSPVEENNRKGSGCVEQGVTQPSDRSALSQSPEKVDHTTGPVLINQPEPGKPLSSTTVQTYKKENPLASKRNIIKTPVPPLRPGVLSTGTSDNLDTGAVNTSIRPTVESTSSVRSTSDGFTSKHQPDETKDASQFEQKTMSVMRGGEMVQVNYKVYIPQRASALARKPLKR, encoded by the exons ATGGGAGAACGCAAGCCTTCGTCTAAGAAAAAATCTTACAAAAAGAAGAGACTCAAAGTTTCCTCTAAG ATACGGAAGAGAAAAAGCAGAAGAAGCAAATCCAAGAAGTTCTCCAGTTCTGAAGATGATATGTCATCTTCTGCTTCCTCTGATTATTCTAGCAGTCCACAGTCTTCGTCCTCCTCCAGTTCAGAGGATGATTATAGTAGGAAAAGTCGTAGGCACTCACGTGATGTGAAACGCGTGAAGAGAAGAACTCGGAGAAGATCCTCAAGCCGAGATGTCAGTGAGGATTCACCCCctgtaaagaaaagaaaaaagtcaaatagAAAGAGTCTTGACCAtgggaagaaagtgcagaagaaGAAGCGAAAGAGATACACTAGTATTAGCTCCACTAGCAGGGACTCAAGAAGTTGTTCTAGTTGCCGACGTGAAAATAGTATTAGCTCCAGAGGTAGAGATTCTAAGAGCTTTTCTACTTGCCAAGATGAAACTAATAGTGGTAATGAGGATATTCATCTTCAGATTCCCAGGATTAAGTCTagaaagatgaaagaaaagaaaactagGAATGAGCCAAGCGTTGACATAAGGAGCGGAAGTACCGAGCCAATTTGTTCTTTATGTAACCATCATTCATGCTCTTGCAATACTACTCGCAGCGGGAAGGAATGTGCGGAAGAGAGTAATCCTAAGCGCTTAAGATCTGTTATTACTATTTCAGAAAAGACAAGTGAGGAAGAGGGAGACAAACAGGGACCAGATATGCTTAAAGAAGAGACTATGAATAAGCACCATGATTGCCCTTCATGCAGAAACCATGACAATAATGACCTGGAAAATAAATCGAAACCTTGTTCTTGTTTCCTGTCTAATCAAACATTGCAGATTGGAAATTTAATAACAGATGATGCGTTTCCTCCCAATAGTGAAACTTTTGGCCCCACAAAAGTTGGTGGTAGTATGGATCCTCATTCAAATGAAGTCAAAGAAGTAAGTCGTGATAATGGAGGTGAGAGTGGGAAATCCGATAATGTTGCTAATACGGCGGTTGAGGATCTTGAGACTGTCTTAAGGAAAAAGGCGTTGGAGAACTTGCAGAAGTTTCGTAAAGAGCGAATAAATTTAAAATCTGGTGCCAAGGAAAAGAAGAATGACAGTGTTGTTAATCAGTTATCCTCTTCAAAGACTGAGGTTGTACCATATAAGTCTCCGGAGCAGGAAAAAGAAGAGGGCTTTGCTTTAAATCAAGTTCTAGAACGTAGAAGCAAACTTGTAATTACTGAGGAGTTTTCTCATTCCGCAAAGATTGGGAAAAAAAATTCTCCTGttgaagaaaataatagaaaaggaTCTGGCTGCGTTGAGCAGGGTGTTACACAACCTTCTGATCGATCAGCACTCTCGCAGAGTCCAGAAAAGGTGGATCATACCACTGGACCAGTTCTTATCAATCAACCTGAACCTGGTAAACCATTATCTAGTACCACGGTACAGACATATAAAAAGGAAAATCCATTGGCTTccaagagaaacataattaaaacaccagTTCCTCCTTTGAGGCCTGGAGTTCTTAGCACTGGGACCAGCGATAACTTAGACACGGGAGCTGTTAATACCAGTATCCGTCCTACTGTAGAAAGTACTTCTAGTGTCAGATCCACATCTGATGGATTTACTTCAAAACACCAACCAGATGAAACCAAGGATGCCTCTCAGTTCGAACAAAAGACTATGTCTGTAATGAGGGGTGGTGAAATGGTACAG GTAAACTACAAGGTCTACATCCCTCAGAGGGCTTCTGCTCTGGCCAGGAAACCACTCAAGCGGTGA